From the Temnothorax longispinosus isolate EJ_2023e chromosome 6, Tlon_JGU_v1, whole genome shotgun sequence genome, one window contains:
- the LOC139814209 gene encoding uncharacterized protein isoform X3 has product MIPSKSKRSGESRRSSILKPRKPRQPLQNVNFDSSSNENSPAASKAKRRVSFAEKKHVKEFCHSTEQGTVWDNTYEEHDFSLKGSFVVDQNAQVDVKDNVALCASNTDCIHRHSENASCSINTYLVNNHVSQESVATTTEEDDATSCKLDFANPVKSTELSNISQLGNVAVAIKSYVFKDQAVSSGIVAYSDTDEESPDKESQARQTVMTNKFQTSKNIKSSSITIYRDEEDYADNVANKCYSKSCSNNVNSDVDEAHVQDLSMELTAPIPAFLSSSYAEEQKKQKRRTEQVPTILQTCENTKWDAANTHNATAMNCANDSMVLTSVIQPFRDATGIGICRTSNTAFDTSMGRSSAPFEIYEKNVCDENIRKRKDQTDKTEIFNDVLMDMTKPVSTILFSGVYNEETSRMDEPISRDDRTMFFHNVSMEMTKTVSTKNKRERANTNTGKSLSEETAHGGEDANTSICFNEGTKILCKSMELTEAVPAPLHYERMFRATHVARSLNKNTCEEYKNDASMELTNAVNMFSLNRGKENLKRDESRSKDDKTMLFNNVSMEMTAAVSSRNQNERTQPIICKSISKENNGEKDGNDSTCFDEGTRLLCKSMEFTQVVPISLHDERTFNTTHTTTQSTFSQTLPKTTFVPAETSAGVAFQTDTAANKTIQDISIEFTAAVPSTLQLWQDVTVNQTETLIISKDDDVQRLTANTNTTKSNKGATKENFIRSRECVEAENIRPNDVSADDVVTQSPPPVNLDHSLNATLENASGKKRRSDASERLSRKRVCSSFIKVQSSQENDIPSLSSANPNYVNDVERTECFVKDIADHTQQVSDSDFRDSLNKINEHGFLKETLSNNSLTELQSITPPSTLYLDNEDETSSNVHERQHELDASIITDIPVNISDRLISSNITESKCLKEKLINIENNQSEACHRNTAVDKNEDKQKTTCQTMTKTRINDNQPNKSTYYTTKTINEESTVSMNYKNGKALTVQDINHCREIKVTDEDQVDEREHTQRRINKEAKLQTDIKMREQYSDNKRQEKCSDHFEGTGAVREDSEEGRKNLNDEVKQQCMEQKNDGATKKLVTARYNTIEDVDDGSMTEQNPFLTLSQKLETHAVREDCIWNVHYKNIDRKMIVFGFMSNSLLIATFLSYDFNDSEENLIKEIKIISRVSDESGILIRIVHKLILEKINVEILTNVYKSHQDILPMLTFISQDVKLAMDFMFDLRRLDDLNLMEITYDEISFVSRSKRMDIILRVTIKVKQFDKLTLNDISLHCLLGKIKETDIKNLIKNVKRDHKFLRRYMNDVKDYIDIMEETQII; this is encoded by the exons AT GATTCCATCTAAATCCAAGAGAAGCGGCGAATCTAGACGTTCATCG ATTCTTAAGCCACGTAAACCACGGCAACCGttgcaaaatgtaaattttgatTCTTCGTCCAATGAGAACAGTCCAGCTGCATCAAAAGCTAAGAGACGTGTTAGTTTTGCGGAGAAAAAACATGTCAA AGAGTTTTGTCATTCTACTGAACAAGGAACTGTATGGGATAATACGTATGAAGAGCATGATTTTAGTTTAAAAGGATCTTTTGTAGTTGATCAAAATGCTCAAGTGGACGTGAAAGATAACGTCGCGTTATGTGCTTCTAATACGGACTGTATACATCGTCATTCTGAAAATGCGTCATGTTCAATAAACACCTATCTAGTAAATAATCACGTCTCACAAGAATCTGTCGCAACAACTACGGAAGAAGATGACGCGACAAGCTGTAAGTTAGATTTTGCTAATCCGGTCAAATCCACAGAATTATCTAATATATCTCAACTTGGAAATGTCGCCGTGGCAATCAAGTCTTATGTATTCAAAGATCAAGCGGTATCAAGCGGTATTGTTGCGTATAGCGACACAGATGAAGAATCGCCTGATAAAGAATCTCAAGCTCGGCAAACTgtaatgacaaataaatttcaaacatctaaaaatataaaatcaagcaGTATTACTATATATAGAGATGAAGAAGACTATGCGGATAACGTTGCCAATAAATGTTATTCCAAATCGTGTTCCAACAATGTTAACTCTGACGTAGACGAGGCACATGTACAGGATTTGTCTATGGAGTTAACTGCACCGATACCTGCATTTTTATCATCGTCATACGCAGAAGaacaaaagaaacaaaaac GACGTACCGAACAAGTTCCgacaatattacaaacgtGTGAAAATACCAAATGGGATGCTGCCAACACTCACAACGCAACAGCTATGAACTGTGCCAATGATTCAATGGTATTAACGTCTGTAATACAGCCATTTAGAGATGCTACAGGCATTGGCATATGTCGCACAAGTAATACAGCTTTCGACACTTCAATGGGACGTAGCAGTGCACCatttgaaatatatgaaaaaaatgtctgtgATGAAAATATACGTAAAAGAAAGGATCAAACTgataaaactgaaatttttaatgatgtaTTAATGGACATGACGAAGCCAGTAAGTACCATCTTGTTTTCAGGTGTTTATAATGAGGAGACGTCTAGAATGGACGAACCAATATCCAGAGATGATAGAACTATGTTCTTCCATAATGTATCCATGGAAATGACTAAGACAGTATCGACAAAAAACAAACGAGAACGTGCTAATACAAACACTGGTAAATCATTATCTGAAGAGACGGCACATGGCGGAGAGGATGCAAATACGTCGATCTGCTTTAACGAAGgaactaaaatattatgcaaGTCTATGGAGCTTACTGAAGCTGTTCCAGCTCCTTTGCATTATGAAAGAATGTTTCGTGCTACACACGTTGCGcgatctttaaataaaaatacatgtgaAGAGTATAAGAATGATGCATCAATGGAATTAACGAACGCAgtaaatatgttttctttaaacCGTGGCAAAGAGAATTTAAAACGTGATGAATCAAGATCGAAGGATGATAAAACTATGCTCTTTAATAATGTATCCATGGAAATGACTGCAGCAGTGTCGTCGAGAAACCAAAACGAGCGTACCCAGCCAATCATTTGTAAATCAATATCCAAAGAGAATAATGGAGAAAAAGATGGGAACGATTCAACCTGCTTTGACGAAGGAACCAGATTGTTGTGTAAGTCTATGGAATTTACCCAAGTTGTCCCGATTTCTTTGCACGATGAGAGAACATTTAATACTACCCACACTACTACGCAATCTACATTTTCCCAAACATTACCAAAAACAACTTTTGTGCCTGCTGAAACGTCTGCGGGAGTAGCATTCCAAACTGACACGGCTGCAAATAAAACAATTCAAGATATATCAATAGAATTTACTGCTGCAGTCCCATCAACATTACAACTTTGGCAAGACGTGACGGTAAATCAAACGGAAACGTTGATTATTTCTAAAGATGATGACGTCCAACGTCTAACGGCAAATACGAATACAACAAAATCTAACAAGGGCGCaacgaaagaaaattttatacgttCAAGGGAATGTGTAGAAGCAGAGAATATTAGACCCAATGACGTATCTGCTGACGATGTCGTTACTCAGTCTCCACCACCGGTTAATTTAGATCACTCTTTAAATGCGACCTTAGAAAATGCCAGTGGGAAAAAAAGACGGTCTGACGCAAGCGAAAGATTGTCGCGAAAAAGAGTTTGCAgttcttttataaaagttcAATCTTCTCAGGAGAATGATATACCGTCACTTTCGAGTGCCAACCCCAACTATGTAAATGATGTCGAACGTACGGAGTGTTTTGTTAAGGATATAGCAGATCACACGCAGCAGGTATCTGACTCTGATTTCAGGGATAGTCTAAACAAGATAAACGAACATGGATTTTTAAAGGAAACGTTGTCGAACAACAGTCTCACAGAGCTACAATCGATTACACCGCCATCCACGCTCTATTTGGACAACGAGGACGAAACGTCTTCCAACGTCCACGAACGTCAGCACGAACTTGACGCGTCGATCATCACTGATATACCAGTCAATATATCTGACCGATTAATATCAAGTAATATAACAGAATCCAAGTGTCTAAAAgagaaactaataaatattgaaaataatcaatCGGAAGCGTGCCACAGAAACACTGCGGTAGATAAAAATGAAGACAAGCAGAAAACTACGTGCCAAACGATGACAAAGACACGTATTAATGACAATCAACCTAATAAATCAACGTATTATACGACAAAGACGATTAATGAAGAAAGCACCGTGTCGATGAATTATAAGAATGGAAAAGCTCTAACGGTACAAGATATTAACCATTGtagagaaataaaagtaacagATGAAGATCAAGTAGATGAAAGAGAACATACCCAAAGGAGAATAAACAAAGAGGCAAAGCTGCAGACGGATATTAAAATGAGAGAACAATATTCGGATAATAAAAGGCAGGAGAAGTGCAGTGATCATTTTGAAGGCACAGGAGCAGTACGTGAGGATTCTGAAGAAGgcagaaaaaatttaaatgatgaAGTGAAACAACAATGTATGGAACAAAAAAACGACGGTGCAACTAAAAAGCTCGTAACGGCACGATATAATACGATTGAGGATGTTGATGATGGATCTATGACCGAACAAAATCCGTTTTTAACACTATCGCAAAAATTAGAAACGCATGCCGTAAg GGAAGATTGCATTTGGAATGTACACTATAAGAATATCGATAGGAAAATGATCGTTTTTGGTTTCATGTCAAATTCGTTATTGATAGCGACATTCTTGTCATATGATTTTAATGACTccgaagaaaatttaattaaagaaatcaagattatttctCGCGTTTCAG ATGAGTCAGGAATATTAATAAGGATAGTTCACAAATTAATTCTAGAGAAAATAAACGTGGAAATACTTACAAACGTGTATAAATCTCATCAGGACATTCTTCCGATGTTAACGTTCATTTCACAAGATGTGAAATTAGCGATGGATTTCATGTTCGATTTGAGGCGTTTGGATGACCTGAACTTAATGGAGATTACTTATGACGA aatttcgTTCGTCTCTCGAAGCAAACGGATGGACATTATATTGAGAGTTACGATCAAAGTTAAACAGTTTGATAAACTCACTTTGAATGATATCAGTCTTCATTGTCTACTGGGTAAAATAAA agaaacagacattaaaaatttaattaaaaatgtaaaaagagaCCATAAGTTCCTACGGAGGTATATGAATGATGTCAAggattatattgatataatggAAGAGACTCAAATAATCTAA
- the LOC139814209 gene encoding uncharacterized protein isoform X1, translating to MIPSKSKRSGESRRSSILKPRKPRQPLQNVNFDSSSNENSPAASKAKRRVSFAEKKHVKEFCHSTEQGTVWDNTYEEHDFSLKGSFVVDQNAQVDVKDNVALCASNTDCIHRHSENASCSINTYLVNNHVSQESVATTTEEDDATSCKLDFANPVKSTELSNISQLGNVAVAIKSYVFKDQAVSSGIVAYSDTDEESPDKESQARQTVMTNKFQTSKNIKSSSITIYRDEEDYADNVANKCYSKSCSNNVNSDVDEAHVQDLSMELTAPIPAFLSSSYAEEQKKQKRNNINNLDTTYTTTCNNVSMEITEAIPISAKSRASDLGRTEQVPTILQTCENTKWDAANTHNATAMNCANDSMVLTSVIQPFRDATGIGICRTSNTAFDTSMGRSSAPFEIYEKNVCDENIRKRKDQTDKTEIFNDVLMDMTKPVSTILFSGVYNEETSRMDEPISRDDRTMFFHNVSMEMTKTVSTKNKRERANTNTGKSLSEETAHGGEDANTSICFNEGTKILCKSMELTEAVPAPLHYERMFRATHVARSLNKNTCEEYKNDASMELTNAVNMFSLNRGKENLKRDESRSKDDKTMLFNNVSMEMTAAVSSRNQNERTQPIICKSISKENNGEKDGNDSTCFDEGTRLLCKSMEFTQVVPISLHDERTFNTTHTTTQSTFSQTLPKTTFVPAETSAGVAFQTDTAANKTIQDISIEFTAAVPSTLQLWQDVTVNQTETLIISKDDDVQRLTANTNTTKSNKGATKENFIRSRECVEAENIRPNDVSADDVVTQSPPPVNLDHSLNATLENASGKKRRSDASERLSRKRVCSSFIKVQSSQENDIPSLSSANPNYVNDVERTECFVKDIADHTQQVSDSDFRDSLNKINEHGFLKETLSNNSLTELQSITPPSTLYLDNEDETSSNVHERQHELDASIITDIPVNISDRLISSNITESKCLKEKLINIENNQSEACHRNTAVDKNEDKQKTTCQTMTKTRINDNQPNKSTYYTTKTINEESTVSMNYKNGKALTVQDINHCREIKVTDEDQVDEREHTQRRINKEAKLQTDIKMREQYSDNKRQEKCSDHFEGTGAVREDSEEGRKNLNDEVKQQCMEQKNDGATKKLVTARYNTIEDVDDGSMTEQNPFLTLSQKLETHAVREDCIWNVHYKNIDRKMIVFGFMSNSLLIATFLSYDFNDSEENLIKEIKIISRVSDESGILIRIVHKLILEKINVEILTNVYKSHQDILPMLTFISQDVKLAMDFMFDLRRLDDLNLMEITYDEISFVSRSKRMDIILRVTIKVKQFDKLTLNDISLHCLLGKIKETDIKNLIKNVKRDHKFLRRYMNDVKDYIDIMEETQII from the exons AT GATTCCATCTAAATCCAAGAGAAGCGGCGAATCTAGACGTTCATCG ATTCTTAAGCCACGTAAACCACGGCAACCGttgcaaaatgtaaattttgatTCTTCGTCCAATGAGAACAGTCCAGCTGCATCAAAAGCTAAGAGACGTGTTAGTTTTGCGGAGAAAAAACATGTCAA AGAGTTTTGTCATTCTACTGAACAAGGAACTGTATGGGATAATACGTATGAAGAGCATGATTTTAGTTTAAAAGGATCTTTTGTAGTTGATCAAAATGCTCAAGTGGACGTGAAAGATAACGTCGCGTTATGTGCTTCTAATACGGACTGTATACATCGTCATTCTGAAAATGCGTCATGTTCAATAAACACCTATCTAGTAAATAATCACGTCTCACAAGAATCTGTCGCAACAACTACGGAAGAAGATGACGCGACAAGCTGTAAGTTAGATTTTGCTAATCCGGTCAAATCCACAGAATTATCTAATATATCTCAACTTGGAAATGTCGCCGTGGCAATCAAGTCTTATGTATTCAAAGATCAAGCGGTATCAAGCGGTATTGTTGCGTATAGCGACACAGATGAAGAATCGCCTGATAAAGAATCTCAAGCTCGGCAAACTgtaatgacaaataaatttcaaacatctaaaaatataaaatcaagcaGTATTACTATATATAGAGATGAAGAAGACTATGCGGATAACGTTGCCAATAAATGTTATTCCAAATCGTGTTCCAACAATGTTAACTCTGACGTAGACGAGGCACATGTACAGGATTTGTCTATGGAGTTAACTGCACCGATACCTGCATTTTTATCATCGTCATACGCAGAAGaacaaaagaaacaaaaacgtaataatataaataatttagatacAACGTATACTACTACGTGCAATAATGTATCAATGGAAATTACCGAAGCCATACCAATATCTGCAAAGTCTCGTGCTTCTGATTTAGGACGTACCGAACAAGTTCCgacaatattacaaacgtGTGAAAATACCAAATGGGATGCTGCCAACACTCACAACGCAACAGCTATGAACTGTGCCAATGATTCAATGGTATTAACGTCTGTAATACAGCCATTTAGAGATGCTACAGGCATTGGCATATGTCGCACAAGTAATACAGCTTTCGACACTTCAATGGGACGTAGCAGTGCACCatttgaaatatatgaaaaaaatgtctgtgATGAAAATATACGTAAAAGAAAGGATCAAACTgataaaactgaaatttttaatgatgtaTTAATGGACATGACGAAGCCAGTAAGTACCATCTTGTTTTCAGGTGTTTATAATGAGGAGACGTCTAGAATGGACGAACCAATATCCAGAGATGATAGAACTATGTTCTTCCATAATGTATCCATGGAAATGACTAAGACAGTATCGACAAAAAACAAACGAGAACGTGCTAATACAAACACTGGTAAATCATTATCTGAAGAGACGGCACATGGCGGAGAGGATGCAAATACGTCGATCTGCTTTAACGAAGgaactaaaatattatgcaaGTCTATGGAGCTTACTGAAGCTGTTCCAGCTCCTTTGCATTATGAAAGAATGTTTCGTGCTACACACGTTGCGcgatctttaaataaaaatacatgtgaAGAGTATAAGAATGATGCATCAATGGAATTAACGAACGCAgtaaatatgttttctttaaacCGTGGCAAAGAGAATTTAAAACGTGATGAATCAAGATCGAAGGATGATAAAACTATGCTCTTTAATAATGTATCCATGGAAATGACTGCAGCAGTGTCGTCGAGAAACCAAAACGAGCGTACCCAGCCAATCATTTGTAAATCAATATCCAAAGAGAATAATGGAGAAAAAGATGGGAACGATTCAACCTGCTTTGACGAAGGAACCAGATTGTTGTGTAAGTCTATGGAATTTACCCAAGTTGTCCCGATTTCTTTGCACGATGAGAGAACATTTAATACTACCCACACTACTACGCAATCTACATTTTCCCAAACATTACCAAAAACAACTTTTGTGCCTGCTGAAACGTCTGCGGGAGTAGCATTCCAAACTGACACGGCTGCAAATAAAACAATTCAAGATATATCAATAGAATTTACTGCTGCAGTCCCATCAACATTACAACTTTGGCAAGACGTGACGGTAAATCAAACGGAAACGTTGATTATTTCTAAAGATGATGACGTCCAACGTCTAACGGCAAATACGAATACAACAAAATCTAACAAGGGCGCaacgaaagaaaattttatacgttCAAGGGAATGTGTAGAAGCAGAGAATATTAGACCCAATGACGTATCTGCTGACGATGTCGTTACTCAGTCTCCACCACCGGTTAATTTAGATCACTCTTTAAATGCGACCTTAGAAAATGCCAGTGGGAAAAAAAGACGGTCTGACGCAAGCGAAAGATTGTCGCGAAAAAGAGTTTGCAgttcttttataaaagttcAATCTTCTCAGGAGAATGATATACCGTCACTTTCGAGTGCCAACCCCAACTATGTAAATGATGTCGAACGTACGGAGTGTTTTGTTAAGGATATAGCAGATCACACGCAGCAGGTATCTGACTCTGATTTCAGGGATAGTCTAAACAAGATAAACGAACATGGATTTTTAAAGGAAACGTTGTCGAACAACAGTCTCACAGAGCTACAATCGATTACACCGCCATCCACGCTCTATTTGGACAACGAGGACGAAACGTCTTCCAACGTCCACGAACGTCAGCACGAACTTGACGCGTCGATCATCACTGATATACCAGTCAATATATCTGACCGATTAATATCAAGTAATATAACAGAATCCAAGTGTCTAAAAgagaaactaataaatattgaaaataatcaatCGGAAGCGTGCCACAGAAACACTGCGGTAGATAAAAATGAAGACAAGCAGAAAACTACGTGCCAAACGATGACAAAGACACGTATTAATGACAATCAACCTAATAAATCAACGTATTATACGACAAAGACGATTAATGAAGAAAGCACCGTGTCGATGAATTATAAGAATGGAAAAGCTCTAACGGTACAAGATATTAACCATTGtagagaaataaaagtaacagATGAAGATCAAGTAGATGAAAGAGAACATACCCAAAGGAGAATAAACAAAGAGGCAAAGCTGCAGACGGATATTAAAATGAGAGAACAATATTCGGATAATAAAAGGCAGGAGAAGTGCAGTGATCATTTTGAAGGCACAGGAGCAGTACGTGAGGATTCTGAAGAAGgcagaaaaaatttaaatgatgaAGTGAAACAACAATGTATGGAACAAAAAAACGACGGTGCAACTAAAAAGCTCGTAACGGCACGATATAATACGATTGAGGATGTTGATGATGGATCTATGACCGAACAAAATCCGTTTTTAACACTATCGCAAAAATTAGAAACGCATGCCGTAAg GGAAGATTGCATTTGGAATGTACACTATAAGAATATCGATAGGAAAATGATCGTTTTTGGTTTCATGTCAAATTCGTTATTGATAGCGACATTCTTGTCATATGATTTTAATGACTccgaagaaaatttaattaaagaaatcaagattatttctCGCGTTTCAG ATGAGTCAGGAATATTAATAAGGATAGTTCACAAATTAATTCTAGAGAAAATAAACGTGGAAATACTTACAAACGTGTATAAATCTCATCAGGACATTCTTCCGATGTTAACGTTCATTTCACAAGATGTGAAATTAGCGATGGATTTCATGTTCGATTTGAGGCGTTTGGATGACCTGAACTTAATGGAGATTACTTATGACGA aatttcgTTCGTCTCTCGAAGCAAACGGATGGACATTATATTGAGAGTTACGATCAAAGTTAAACAGTTTGATAAACTCACTTTGAATGATATCAGTCTTCATTGTCTACTGGGTAAAATAAA agaaacagacattaaaaatttaattaaaaatgtaaaaagagaCCATAAGTTCCTACGGAGGTATATGAATGATGTCAAggattatattgatataatggAAGAGACTCAAATAATCTAA